A region of Halorhabdus rudnickae DNA encodes the following proteins:
- a CDS encoding hydrogenase large subunit: MSEQTSGTEIPVGPQHPSLKEPANFTLNVDGEVITGAEMKLSYNHRGIEQAVLSKSYIEAIYLLERICGICSHAHTSAFTQGVEELLDLEVPPRARYIRTLIGELERIHSHMLWLGVAGHEIGFDTLWQYAWRDREIVMDLLEEITGNRVHYSINTIGGVRVDLTDEQRETILDGMDDLEERIDFYLETVPNEETVRMRCEDVGVVPPDLAREYCAVGAVGRASGVPTDVRKDAPYAAYDDVDFDVITDDRGDLLARTVVRIKEVAQAIRIIRQVTERIPDGDLKASAKPPQAILAQVPEDDVVSRYEAPRGELLHYVQADGTDTPARVHIRVPTLANWPTVVESLKGSYIADTPIVVAGIDPCISCTSRIGVETDGSHGGENAFDLGELREYGIEWYDDRGDVARPSIEGDARTGSDSMRGDRP, from the coding sequence ATGTCCGAGCAGACCTCGGGCACGGAGATCCCGGTGGGTCCACAACATCCCTCGCTGAAGGAACCCGCTAACTTCACCCTCAACGTCGACGGTGAGGTCATTACCGGGGCGGAGATGAAACTGTCGTACAACCACCGTGGGATCGAGCAGGCGGTCCTCTCGAAGTCCTATATCGAGGCGATCTACCTCTTGGAACGGATCTGTGGCATCTGCTCGCACGCCCACACGTCGGCGTTCACTCAGGGCGTCGAGGAGTTGCTCGATCTCGAGGTGCCTCCCCGCGCCCGGTACATCCGGACGCTGATCGGCGAACTCGAACGCATCCACAGCCACATGCTCTGGCTGGGGGTCGCTGGCCACGAGATCGGTTTCGACACGCTCTGGCAGTACGCCTGGCGGGATCGGGAGATCGTCATGGATCTCTTAGAGGAGATCACGGGCAACCGGGTCCACTACTCGATCAACACGATTGGCGGCGTTCGGGTGGATCTCACCGACGAGCAACGCGAGACGATCCTCGACGGGATGGACGACCTCGAGGAGCGTATCGACTTCTACCTGGAGACCGTCCCCAACGAGGAGACTGTCCGGATGCGGTGTGAGGACGTCGGGGTCGTCCCGCCGGATCTCGCCCGCGAGTACTGTGCGGTCGGGGCGGTCGGTCGCGCTTCGGGCGTGCCCACTGACGTCCGGAAAGACGCGCCGTATGCCGCCTACGACGACGTCGACTTCGACGTGATTACCGACGATCGGGGCGACCTGCTGGCCCGGACGGTCGTCCGGATCAAGGAGGTCGCCCAGGCGATCCGGATCATTCGGCAGGTCACAGAGCGGATCCCAGACGGGGACCTGAAGGCCAGTGCGAAGCCACCGCAGGCGATCCTTGCACAGGTTCCCGAGGACGACGTCGTCAGTCGGTACGAGGCCCCGCGCGGGGAATTGCTCCACTACGTCCAGGCCGACGGGACGGACACGCCGGCTCGCGTCCACATCCGCGTACCGACGCTGGCCAACTGGCCGACCGTCGTCGAGTCCCTGAAGGGCAGTTATATCGCCGACACGCCGATCGTCGTCGCCGGGATCGACCCCTGCATCAGTTGTACCTCCCGGATCGGCGTCGAGACCGACGGCAGCCACGGCGGCGAGAACGCCTTCGATCTCGGCGAACTCAGGGAGTACGGCATCGAGTGGTACGACGACCGTGGCGATGTCGCCCGGCCATCGATCGAGGGCGACGCACGGACGGGATCGGACAGCATGCGAGGTGATCGACCGTGA
- a CDS encoding carbohydrate ABC transporter permease — protein sequence MTMAGNDHSWLRKVRVHGVLLALFAVMMSPFYMMISTTLKTESEIFSVPATLIPEDLTVEAYLTVWEQTDVLVWVGNSFLISIGTVVLTLLLAIPAAYSCARNDFIGKRSFLLSVLVVQMFAPVVLIAGLFDVIKSFGLFDSYLAVIIPAAAFTLPFNVWMLYGYFKTIPVALEESARIDGASQLTILWKIVLPLTKPALVASVTYTFLYAWNRLLFVLTFLSSSGKYNVPRGVFSMVGAVSVDWRMMLTVSVIGVIPILIMFAFLERYIVTGMTAGAVKE from the coding sequence ATGACGATGGCCGGTAACGACCACAGTTGGCTCCGCAAAGTTCGGGTTCACGGTGTCTTGCTGGCGCTGTTCGCGGTCATGATGTCGCCGTTTTACATGATGATCTCGACAACGCTGAAGACAGAATCCGAGATATTCAGCGTCCCGGCGACGCTTATTCCCGAGGACCTGACCGTCGAAGCGTATCTGACCGTCTGGGAGCAGACGGACGTGCTTGTCTGGGTCGGGAACAGTTTCCTGATCTCGATCGGGACTGTCGTGCTGACGCTTTTGCTTGCCATTCCGGCGGCATACTCGTGTGCGCGCAACGACTTCATCGGTAAGCGGAGCTTCCTGCTGTCCGTCCTTGTCGTCCAGATGTTCGCCCCGGTTGTCTTGATCGCCGGGCTGTTCGACGTGATCAAGAGCTTCGGGCTCTTCGACAGTTATCTCGCGGTCATCATTCCGGCGGCGGCATTTACCCTGCCGTTCAACGTCTGGATGCTCTACGGGTATTTCAAGACGATTCCCGTTGCACTGGAGGAGTCCGCACGCATCGACGGCGCCAGCCAGCTGACGATTCTCTGGAAGATCGTGCTCCCGTTGACGAAACCCGCGCTGGTCGCAAGCGTCACGTATACATTCCTGTATGCGTGGAACCGACTCCTGTTTGTGTTGACGTTCCTCTCGAGCAGTGGGAAATACAACGTTCCCCGTGGTGTGTTCTCGATGGTTGGGGCTGTCAGCGTCGACTGGCGGATGATGCTCACTGTCTCGGTCATCGGCGTCATCCCCATCTTGATCATGTTCGCCTTCCTCGAACGCTACATCGTGACCGGGATGACAGCGGGGGCGGTCAAGGAATGA
- a CDS encoding archaeosine biosynthesis radical SAM protein RaSEA, with product MSQPSPDVYERGKGMDAHNQVMREIRARNDASYEPDEPTRVWIDRDNTPDGVVDSLTIVLNTGGCRWARAGGCTMCGYVAESVDGGTVAHEDLLAQIDAALEQERETHDGTCRQVKIYTSGSFLDEREVPAETRRAIAKRFGDRDRIVVESLPDFVDREKIDDFREQGLETDVAIGLETATDRVRHDCVNKYFDFADFENACTEAVAADAGVKAYLLMKPPFLSESETIEDMITSIERCGDVEGCHTVSMNPTNVQRYTMVEQLYFDGGYRPPWLWSVVEVLRETADEDVTVVSDPVGHGSDRGPHNCGECDDRVQTAIKDFNLRQDESVFAQVECDCEGTWEAVCQREKSYSMPLAQ from the coding sequence ATGAGCCAGCCGAGTCCAGACGTCTACGAGCGCGGGAAGGGCATGGACGCCCACAACCAGGTGATGCGGGAGATCCGTGCCCGTAACGACGCCTCTTACGAACCCGACGAGCCGACCCGGGTGTGGATCGACCGGGACAACACGCCCGACGGCGTCGTCGATTCGCTGACGATCGTCCTCAACACCGGCGGGTGTCGCTGGGCGCGGGCGGGCGGCTGCACCATGTGTGGCTACGTCGCCGAGAGCGTCGACGGCGGGACAGTCGCCCACGAGGACCTGCTCGCCCAGATCGACGCCGCTCTGGAACAGGAACGCGAGACCCACGACGGAACCTGCCGACAGGTCAAGATCTACACCTCAGGAAGTTTCCTCGACGAGCGAGAGGTCCCCGCCGAGACCCGCCGGGCCATCGCCAAGCGCTTTGGCGACCGCGATCGCATTGTTGTCGAGTCGTTGCCGGATTTCGTCGATCGCGAGAAGATCGACGACTTCCGCGAGCAGGGGCTGGAAACCGACGTTGCCATCGGACTGGAAACGGCAACTGACCGCGTTCGTCACGACTGTGTGAACAAGTACTTCGACTTTGCCGACTTCGAAAACGCTTGCACGGAGGCCGTCGCAGCCGACGCCGGCGTGAAGGCATACCTGCTGATGAAGCCCCCCTTCCTCAGTGAATCCGAGACGATCGAAGACATGATCACCTCGATCGAGCGATGTGGTGATGTCGAGGGCTGTCACACTGTCTCGATGAATCCGACGAACGTCCAGCGCTATACGATGGTCGAACAGCTGTATTTCGACGGTGGCTACCGGCCACCGTGGCTCTGGAGCGTCGTCGAGGTGCTTCGGGAGACGGCCGACGAAGACGTTACGGTCGTCTCAGATCCTGTTGGGCACGGCAGCGACCGTGGGCCCCACAACTGCGGTGAGTGCGACGATCGTGTTCAGACGGCCATCAAGGACTTCAACCTCCGGCAGGACGAGAGCGTCTTCGCGCAGGTCGAGTGTGACTGTGAAGGGACCTGGGAGGCAGTCTGCCAGCGAGAGAAAAGCTATTCGATGCCGCTTGCCCAGTAG
- a CDS encoding VanZ family protein: MSGVARQIDRPRRWLVVLVVAVILFAGAVVAPSTGITRMGPFGLFAWASWLHVFGYAFLSLTLVYALLVSPDGPALSAAIVPIIVVAYGTSLELLQLLIPYRSFAVGDIFADGLGTVVVVGVWTYGQAAFAALGFRGS; encoded by the coding sequence ATGAGCGGGGTGGCCCGGCAGATCGATCGACCGCGACGGTGGCTGGTCGTCCTCGTTGTCGCGGTGATTCTGTTCGCCGGGGCGGTTGTCGCACCCTCGACGGGGATCACCCGTATGGGGCCGTTCGGACTGTTCGCGTGGGCAAGTTGGCTGCACGTCTTCGGATATGCCTTTCTGAGCTTGACACTGGTGTACGCACTGTTGGTCTCGCCCGACGGACCGGCACTCTCTGCGGCCATCGTGCCGATTATCGTCGTGGCTTACGGCACCTCGCTCGAACTGCTCCAGCTGTTGATTCCCTACCGATCGTTTGCTGTCGGAGACATTTTCGCGGACGGTCTGGGGACCGTCGTGGTCGTCGGCGTGTGGACGTACGGTCAGGCTGCGTTCGCGGCACTGGGTTTTCGTGGGTCGTGA
- a CDS encoding complex I subunit 1/NuoH family protein yields MSLELDLATSLASLLVFPGFAFLFVYGLAAEYLDRKLYARLQNRVGPPVVQPLADFLKLLAKESAVPADATARIYNAAPLTGLAGVFTAMLYIPVWGQQAAFAFEGDLVVVLFLLSLPSFSLFFGGWYSGNVFSRIGTTRTITQLFGYEIPFFLAAFAPAVAAGTLSTSGIVAFVGANPWYVLVLLPAFAIALLSLQAKLERIPFDIPEAETELATGALVEYSGRKLALFRLTKDVELVVGAALLSALFLGGPYPAGILEGTAGLAASVVVFFVKTLAVIALLTVLKAVVARLRIEQLVDVFYRVLVPVALAQIALVLAVGLYTNGVIP; encoded by the coding sequence GTGAGCCTCGAACTCGACCTGGCCACCTCCCTCGCTTCCCTGCTGGTGTTCCCTGGATTCGCGTTCCTGTTCGTCTACGGGCTGGCCGCGGAGTACCTCGATCGGAAACTGTACGCCCGGCTACAGAACCGCGTCGGGCCGCCGGTCGTCCAGCCCCTGGCGGACTTTCTGAAACTACTCGCCAAGGAGTCGGCCGTCCCCGCCGATGCTACGGCACGCATCTACAACGCCGCGCCGCTGACCGGCCTGGCGGGCGTGTTCACCGCAATGCTGTACATCCCTGTCTGGGGCCAGCAGGCGGCGTTCGCCTTCGAGGGTGATCTGGTGGTTGTGCTGTTCTTGTTGTCGTTGCCGTCGTTCTCGCTGTTCTTCGGCGGCTGGTACTCGGGGAACGTCTTCAGCCGGATCGGGACTACCCGAACGATCACGCAACTGTTCGGCTACGAGATCCCGTTCTTCCTCGCGGCGTTCGCGCCGGCTGTCGCTGCCGGAACGCTCTCGACCTCCGGGATCGTCGCGTTCGTCGGGGCGAACCCGTGGTACGTGCTCGTCCTCCTGCCGGCCTTCGCCATCGCGCTACTATCCTTGCAGGCGAAGCTCGAACGGATCCCCTTCGACATCCCCGAGGCCGAGACGGAACTGGCGACCGGGGCCTTAGTCGAGTACTCCGGGCGGAAGCTGGCGCTGTTCCGGCTGACGAAGGACGTTGAGTTAGTCGTTGGCGCGGCGCTGTTGTCGGCGCTGTTCCTAGGCGGACCCTACCCCGCCGGGATACTCGAGGGCACGGCCGGCCTCGCCGCGAGCGTGGTCGTCTTCTTCGTCAAGACCCTCGCGGTGATCGCGCTGTTGACGGTGTTGAAGGCCGTCGTGGCGCGGCTCCGCATCGAGCAACTGGTCGATGTCTTCTATCGGGTGTTGGTCCCGGTGGCCCTCGCCCAGATCGCGCTCGTGCTGGCTGTTGGACTGTACACTAACGGAGTGATTCCATGA
- the purQ gene encoding phosphoribosylformylglycinamidine synthase I, with protein sequence MSVTVIQFGGSNCDRDTVRALQSIGVEAELVWHEDGLPAGTDGIVLPGGFSYGDFLRAGAMAAQSPIMDEVHERAREGTPVLGICNGAQIGCEASLTPGAFTTNESARFQCEHVHLRVENAETPWTDHYEEGEVIELPIAHGEGRFEISDERLETLEGNDRVLFRYCDDEGNVTPEANPNGSKHAVAGVTSKDDHVAVLMPHPERMSLPDIGETDGRGILEAFA encoded by the coding sequence ATGAGTGTCACAGTTATTCAGTTCGGCGGGAGCAACTGTGATCGGGACACAGTCCGGGCGCTGCAGTCGATCGGCGTCGAGGCTGAACTCGTCTGGCACGAGGACGGCCTCCCGGCTGGGACCGACGGCATCGTCCTGCCCGGCGGCTTCTCCTACGGTGACTTCCTCCGGGCGGGCGCGATGGCCGCCCAGTCACCGATCATGGACGAGGTGCACGAACGTGCTCGCGAGGGAACCCCAGTACTGGGGATCTGTAACGGCGCCCAGATCGGCTGTGAAGCCTCGCTGACCCCCGGGGCGTTCACGACCAACGAGAGCGCGCGCTTCCAGTGTGAACACGTCCACCTGCGCGTCGAGAACGCCGAGACACCCTGGACGGACCACTACGAAGAAGGCGAGGTCATCGAACTACCCATTGCCCACGGCGAAGGTCGCTTCGAGATCAGCGACGAACGCCTCGAAACGCTGGAGGGCAACGATCGGGTCCTCTTTCGGTACTGTGACGACGAGGGGAACGTCACGCCCGAAGCCAATCCGAACGGTTCGAAACACGCCGTTGCCGGCGTCACGAGCAAGGACGATCACGTCGCCGTACTAATGCCCCACCCCGAACGGATGTCCCTGCCCGACATCGGCGAGACTGATGGACGCGGCATACTAGAAGCGTTCGCCTGA
- the purS gene encoding phosphoribosylformylglycinamidine synthase subunit PurS, translating to MIDYTATVTVRLKEGVLDPEAETTRQALERLGFELQALRSAEQFEIDLAADDESAAFERAEEMTERLLANPTIHDYEVDIEKR from the coding sequence ATGATCGACTACACAGCGACCGTAACTGTTCGACTCAAGGAAGGGGTGCTCGATCCGGAGGCCGAAACGACCCGGCAGGCTCTAGAGCGTCTCGGGTTCGAGTTACAGGCCTTGCGCTCGGCCGAGCAATTCGAGATCGACCTGGCGGCCGACGACGAGTCGGCAGCCTTCGAGCGTGCCGAGGAAATGACCGAACGCCTGCTGGCCAATCCGACGATCCACGACTACGAGGTAGACATCGAGAAACGATGA
- a CDS encoding ABC transporter substrate-binding protein codes for MAEKPTHNDAEQMIDRRRMMEMLGAGGIIAIAGCSEGDTPTEAGGDMDTAEGDGGDMDSPDSIQFLTMGVGDNIKSFFDENNAAFEEEFGVEMDFTSVTWGNAKQTVNNRVDGNEAPDVARWPARWIPQMVGKEALEPLDDLMQGDFYEKFYEGMAEGCKYQGHYYGVPWAASNKCFYYNKDIFESAGLDPENPNLNSWQDMLEAAKQIRDSDEVTQPALGLAGADAIETGSQYYHYHWSYGADLVDDEGNPVVNGSGAADALGFYAGLANEHNVTQTSPLSSTRQDVRQLFESGELGMVIAHVYAGLNIEDSDADFDYGIVQVPKGPEGRYSLNTIDSVAVFSQTEVKDLAYDLLEFYFDEERRFNYSSQKGFMPVMKSVGERDYFQDSKNWKPFIEAGQYARARPKLSKFSQFNNRMVQAIQEAIAGQKSPQKALDAAQADLEEMMA; via the coding sequence ATGGCTGAGAAGCCCACACACAATGACGCCGAGCAGATGATCGATCGGCGGCGGATGATGGAGATGCTAGGGGCCGGTGGCATCATTGCGATCGCTGGGTGTAGCGAGGGAGATACACCGACTGAGGCCGGCGGAGACATGGACACTGCAGAGGGCGACGGCGGAGACATGGACTCTCCCGATTCCATTCAGTTCCTGACGATGGGAGTCGGCGACAACATCAAGTCGTTCTTCGATGAGAACAACGCCGCCTTCGAGGAAGAGTTCGGCGTCGAGATGGACTTCACGAGCGTCACCTGGGGCAACGCGAAACAGACAGTCAACAACCGCGTCGACGGGAACGAAGCCCCCGACGTGGCCCGGTGGCCGGCGCGCTGGATTCCACAGATGGTTGGCAAGGAGGCACTCGAACCGCTCGATGACTTGATGCAGGGTGACTTCTACGAGAAGTTCTATGAGGGAATGGCCGAGGGCTGTAAGTACCAGGGCCACTACTACGGCGTTCCGTGGGCCGCCTCGAACAAGTGTTTCTACTACAACAAGGATATCTTCGAGAGTGCTGGCCTCGATCCCGAGAATCCGAATCTGAACTCCTGGCAAGACATGCTCGAAGCGGCCAAGCAGATCAGGGACAGCGACGAAGTCACTCAGCCGGCCCTGGGACTTGCCGGGGCGGACGCAATCGAGACCGGCTCACAATATTACCATTACCACTGGTCGTACGGAGCCGATCTGGTCGACGATGAGGGGAACCCGGTCGTCAATGGCTCCGGAGCGGCAGACGCGCTGGGCTTCTATGCCGGGCTGGCCAACGAGCACAATGTCACCCAGACTTCGCCGTTGTCCTCGACTCGCCAGGACGTCCGACAGTTGTTCGAGAGCGGCGAACTCGGGATGGTCATTGCCCACGTCTATGCGGGCCTGAATATCGAAGACAGCGATGCCGACTTCGATTATGGGATCGTGCAGGTCCCGAAAGGCCCCGAGGGACGGTACAGTCTCAACACAATCGACAGCGTGGCGGTGTTCAGTCAGACCGAGGTCAAAGATCTGGCATACGATCTCCTGGAGTTCTATTTCGATGAGGAACGGCGGTTCAACTATTCGAGTCAGAAAGGGTTCATGCCGGTGATGAAGTCTGTCGGCGAGCGTGACTATTTCCAGGACTCGAAGAACTGGAAACCGTTCATCGAGGCCGGCCAGTACGCACGAGCACGGCCAAAGCTCTCGAAATTCAGCCAGTTCAACAACCGCATGGTTCAGGCGATCCAGGAAGCGATCGCCGGACAGAAGTCCCCACAGAAGGCATTAGACGCCGCACAGGCAGACCTTGAAGAGATGATGGCATAA
- a CDS encoding carbohydrate ABC transporter permease produces the protein MSTAEDYIEKHSGSRIERAAGYIKRNSRAYLLLAPTVVFLLAVIGYPILETFRLSLYEAPADTTVETFVGLQNYTEILNNEFFGQLLTQTGRWVVVGVLGKTLLGLVIALHLNANIKGRKFFRTAFLIPWGIPYAISAVVFRWFEHPQYGYLNTILQELGLIEGSIGVLGDPTIAWLGVVIGDIWIGTPFMAIIILAGLQSIPEELYEAAAIDGAERFQQFRYVTLPQLKSVLFIATLLSTIWTFVSFDVIWTMTGGGPINTTHTLVTWIYQTGIENGNIGLASAYSVIGFILLFIFAIIYLRFYTRGGQEL, from the coding sequence ATGAGCACTGCCGAAGATTACATCGAGAAGCACTCGGGTTCGCGGATCGAACGGGCCGCAGGCTATATCAAACGAAACAGCCGTGCGTACCTCCTGCTCGCACCGACGGTCGTGTTCCTGCTTGCCGTGATCGGCTATCCGATCTTGGAGACGTTCCGGCTTTCGCTGTATGAAGCGCCCGCCGACACGACTGTCGAGACGTTCGTCGGTCTACAAAACTATACCGAGATTCTGAACAACGAATTCTTCGGGCAGTTACTCACCCAGACTGGGCGATGGGTCGTCGTCGGCGTTCTCGGGAAGACGCTCTTGGGCCTGGTGATCGCGTTGCATCTCAACGCCAACATCAAGGGTCGGAAGTTCTTCCGGACAGCGTTTCTGATTCCCTGGGGCATTCCGTATGCAATCTCGGCAGTCGTGTTCCGCTGGTTCGAGCACCCGCAGTACGGGTACCTCAATACCATCTTGCAGGAACTGGGCTTGATCGAGGGGAGTATCGGGGTCCTCGGGGATCCGACGATTGCCTGGCTCGGTGTCGTTATCGGCGACATCTGGATCGGCACGCCCTTTATGGCGATCATCATCCTGGCGGGACTGCAGTCGATTCCTGAGGAGCTGTACGAGGCGGCGGCGATCGACGGAGCCGAACGGTTCCAGCAGTTCCGCTATGTCACTCTGCCACAGCTCAAAAGCGTGCTGTTCATCGCCACGCTCCTCTCGACGATCTGGACGTTCGTCAGCTTCGACGTTATCTGGACGATGACCGGTGGTGGCCCGATCAACACCACCCACACGCTGGTGACGTGGATCTACCAGACAGGCATCGAGAACGGTAATATCGGCCTCGCTTCCGCGTACAGCGTCATCGGGTTCATCCTGCTGTTCATCTTCGCGATTATCTATCTCCGCTTCTACACACGTGGAGGGCAAGAGCTATGA
- a CDS encoding NADH-quinone oxidoreductase subunit C, with amino-acid sequence MTPSQLKRDLDDRLEDVIAESSERDDGRLEFVLEDRTNLQDAVSRLRTAGIKHLVTITGVDGGEEIEVLYHFLKYGEYDDGDLSEGVELTLRVIVPDADPTIGTVTDQIPAAGLYERELMDMLGVEVPDHPNPEKLLLPDDYDGGPPLRAENLEVSD; translated from the coding sequence ATGACCCCGAGCCAGTTGAAGCGTGACCTTGACGACAGGCTCGAAGACGTGATCGCGGAATCGAGCGAACGCGATGACGGCCGTCTGGAATTCGTCCTCGAGGACAGGACGAACCTCCAGGATGCTGTCTCGCGGTTGCGAACGGCCGGTATCAAACATCTCGTTACCATCACGGGTGTCGACGGCGGCGAGGAGATCGAGGTCCTGTATCACTTCCTCAAGTACGGCGAGTACGATGACGGCGATCTGAGCGAGGGGGTCGAACTCACCCTTCGGGTGATCGTCCCCGACGCGGATCCGACGATCGGGACGGTCACCGATCAGATACCCGCTGCGGGGCTCTACGAGCGCGAACTGATGGACATGCTCGGCGTCGAGGTACCGGACCATCCCAACCCCGAGAAACTCTTGTTGCCCGACGACTACGACGGCGGTCCGCCGCTCCGGGCCGAGAATCTGGAGGTGAGCGACTGA
- a CDS encoding 4Fe-4S dicluster domain-containing protein, with protein MSIPGKLVPEALKTLGKDNATVSYPKDKRTMPERFRGAVEFEPEPCTGCGMCERHCAADAIIVESDADGNVTWSYDVAKCMFCGQCEESCPTDAIVMGKEFELAASDKPSFEEHYTFER; from the coding sequence ATGAGCATCCCAGGAAAACTCGTCCCCGAGGCGCTAAAGACCCTCGGCAAGGACAACGCGACCGTATCGTACCCGAAAGACAAGCGCACGATGCCCGAACGGTTCCGCGGAGCCGTGGAGTTCGAGCCCGAACCCTGCACCGGCTGTGGCATGTGCGAACGCCACTGTGCGGCCGACGCTATCATCGTCGAGAGCGACGCCGACGGCAACGTCACCTGGAGCTACGACGTCGCAAAGTGCATGTTCTGTGGCCAGTGTGAGGAGTCTTGCCCCACCGACGCGATCGTGATGGGCAAGGAGTTCGAACTGGCGGCAAGCGACAAGCCGAGTTTCGAGGAACACTACACCTTCGAACGCTAA
- a CDS encoding NADH-quinone oxidoreductase subunit B family protein — translation MGRIIDWARNRSPWILHLNCGSCNGCDIETLDALMPRYDIERFGIQKKDTPRHADILVATGPVTKQMAPRLERIYEQMPEPKLVIAAGSCASTGGVFYDCYNCHEGVDDVIPVDMYIPGCPISPEALIDGIVELLAESGQQARAERLAAKKPEIVEGETQIDEAVPAETDADRSETDDTTQEGTDDPEPVEA, via the coding sequence ATGGGACGCATCATCGACTGGGCACGGAACCGTTCGCCGTGGATACTCCACCTGAACTGCGGGAGTTGCAACGGCTGTGATATCGAGACGCTGGACGCGCTGATGCCCCGGTACGACATCGAGCGCTTTGGCATCCAGAAGAAGGATACGCCACGCCATGCTGACATCCTCGTCGCGACCGGTCCGGTGACCAAGCAGATGGCTCCTCGACTGGAGCGCATCTACGAACAGATGCCCGAGCCAAAACTCGTGATCGCGGCCGGGTCGTGTGCCTCGACCGGCGGCGTCTTCTATGACTGCTACAACTGCCACGAGGGCGTCGACGACGTGATCCCGGTCGATATGTACATCCCGGGCTGTCCGATCTCGCCGGAGGCGTTGATCGACGGGATCGTCGAACTCTTGGCAGAATCCGGCCAGCAAGCCCGGGCCGAGCGTTTGGCGGCGAAGAAGCCGGAGATCGTCGAAGGGGAAACGCAGATCGACGAGGCCGTTCCGGCAGAGACGGACGCCGATCGATCCGAAACCGATGATACGACACAGGAGGGAACGGATGACCCCGAGCCAGTTGAAGCGTGA